Proteins encoded by one window of Carassius carassius chromosome 30, fCarCar2.1, whole genome shotgun sequence:
- the LOC132111031 gene encoding uncharacterized protein LOC132111031 isoform X2, which produces MSECHRCLLGLIALSSLLTGVSGEDDVHVFISSGEDVRLPWIKRKDTERHERLSLESDCSLNIRNISTEDYGSYTCQQWTGVNREKHQGPNARVYLHVLHVSSSQTQISSDLSVSLSCQLYSYPRLSCDDSGRSERIHLFWVNQAGVKLNISDSRYQISSSSDPCIISLNITLLNEDPNREWRCEVTHRDQVKTSVTHTVKSSDQAQTTTPVPNSQDPSTTNTPETSTGT; this is translated from the exons atgtctGAGTGTCATCGGTGTCTGCTGGGACTGATCGCTCTCTCTTCACTTCTCACAG GTGTCAGTGGAGAGGATGATGTTCATGTGTTCATCAGTTCTGGTGAAGATGTCCGTCTGCCCT GGATAAAGAggaaagacacagagagacatgAGAGACTGAGTCTGGAGTCTGACTGCTCTCTGAACATCAGGAACATCTCAACAGAAGATTATGGATCTTACACCTGCCAACAATGGACTGGTGTGAACAGAGAAAAACACCAAGGACCTAATGCTCGTGTTTATCTGCATGTTCTTCATG TCTCATCCTCACAGACTCAGATCAGTTCagatctctctgtgtctctctcctgTCAGCTGTATTCATATCCTCGACTCTCTTGTGATGATTCGGGTCGTTCTGAGAGGATTCATCTGTTCTGGGTGAATCAGGCTGGTGTTAAACTGAATATATCAGACTCCAGATATCAGATATCATCCTCATCAGATCCCTGTATCATCTCTCTGAATATAACACTCCTGAATGAAGATCCCAACAGAGAGTGGAGATGTGAAGTTACTCACAGAGATCAAGTCAAGACCTCAGTCACACACACTGTCAAGAGTTCAG ATCAAGCTCAAACGACGACACCAGTCCCAAACTCTCAGGATCCCTCAACTACAAACACACCAGAAACTTCTACAGGTACATGA
- the LOC132111031 gene encoding uncharacterized protein LOC132111031 isoform X1, which produces MSECHRCLLGLIALSSLLTGVSGEDDVHVFISSGEDVRLPCNNALHNALQDCTSTTWLYNGFNHSAAVELIGLGIKRKDTERHERLSLESDCSLNIRNISTEDYGSYTCQQWTGVNREKHQGPNARVYLHVLHVSSSQTQISSDLSVSLSCQLYSYPRLSCDDSGRSERIHLFWVNQAGVKLNISDSRYQISSSSDPCIISLNITLLNEDPNREWRCEVTHRDQVKTSVTHTVKSSDQAQTTTPVPNSQDPSTTNTPETSTGT; this is translated from the exons atgtctGAGTGTCATCGGTGTCTGCTGGGACTGATCGCTCTCTCTTCACTTCTCACAG GTGTCAGTGGAGAGGATGATGTTCATGTGTTCATCAGTTCTGGTGAAGATGTCCGTCTGCCCTGTAATAATGCTCTTCATAATGCTCTTCAGGACTGCACATCAACTACATGGCTTTATAACGGATTCAATCATTCAGCAGCAGTTGAACTGATTGGTTTAGGGATAAAGAggaaagacacagagagacatgAGAGACTGAGTCTGGAGTCTGACTGCTCTCTGAACATCAGGAACATCTCAACAGAAGATTATGGATCTTACACCTGCCAACAATGGACTGGTGTGAACAGAGAAAAACACCAAGGACCTAATGCTCGTGTTTATCTGCATGTTCTTCATG TCTCATCCTCACAGACTCAGATCAGTTCagatctctctgtgtctctctcctgTCAGCTGTATTCATATCCTCGACTCTCTTGTGATGATTCGGGTCGTTCTGAGAGGATTCATCTGTTCTGGGTGAATCAGGCTGGTGTTAAACTGAATATATCAGACTCCAGATATCAGATATCATCCTCATCAGATCCCTGTATCATCTCTCTGAATATAACACTCCTGAATGAAGATCCCAACAGAGAGTGGAGATGTGAAGTTACTCACAGAGATCAAGTCAAGACCTCAGTCACACACACTGTCAAGAGTTCAG ATCAAGCTCAAACGACGACACCAGTCCCAAACTCTCAGGATCCCTCAACTACAAACACACCAGAAACTTCTACAGGTACATGA
- the LOC132111053 gene encoding uncharacterized protein LOC132111053: MSECHRCLLGLIALSSLLTGVSGEDDVHVFISSGEDVRLPCNNALQDCTSTTWLYKRHSATVELISLGIKKDTERHERLSLESNCSLNIRNISTEDYGSYICQQWTGVNREKHQGPNARVYLHVLHVSSSQTQISSDLSVSLSCQLYSYPRLSCDDSGRSERIHLFWVNPAGVKLNISDSRYQISSSSDPCIISLNITLLNEDPNREWRCEVTHRDQVKTSVTHTVKSSDQAQTTTPVPNSQDPSTTNTPETSTGI; encoded by the exons atgtctGAGTGTCATCGGTGTCTGCTGGGACTGATCGCTCTCTCTTCACTTCTCACAG GTGTCAGTGGAGAGGATGATGTTCATGTGTTCATCAGTTCTGGTGAAGATGTCCGTCTGCCCTGTAATAATGCTCTTCAGGACTGCACATCAACTACATGGCTTTATAAAAGACATTCAGCAACTGTTGAACTGATTAGTTTAGGGAtaaagaaagacacagagagacatgAGAGACTGAGTCTGGAGTCTAACTGCTCTCTGAACATCAGGAACATCTCAACAGAAGATTATGGATCTTACATCTGCCAACAATGGACTGGTGTGAACAGAGAAAAACACCAAGGACCTAATGCTCGTGTTTATCTGCATGTTCTTCATG TCTCATCCTCACAGACTCAGATCAGTTCagatctctctgtgtctctctcctgTCAGCTGTATTCATATCCTCGACTCTCTTGTGATGATTCGGGTCGTTCTGAGAGGATTCATCTGTTCTGGGTGAATCCGGCTGGTGTTAAACTGAATATATCAGACTCCAGATATCAGATATCATCCTCATCAGATCCCTGTATCATCTCTCTGAATATAACACTCCTGAATGAAGATCCCAACAGAGAGTGGAGATGTGAAGTTACTCACAGAGATCAAGTCAAGACCTCAGTCACACACACTGTCAAGAGTTCAG ATCAAGCTCAAACGACGACACCAGTCCCAAACTCTCAGGATCCCTCAACTACAAACACACCAGAAACTTCTACAGGTATATGA